The Clarias gariepinus isolate MV-2021 ecotype Netherlands chromosome 7, CGAR_prim_01v2, whole genome shotgun sequence genome includes a window with the following:
- the adamtsl7 gene encoding thrombospondin type-1 domain-containing protein 4 isoform X2, giving the protein MLSALALLLLLCLHAHVLPWPTQSPGCDELLGSGKVLDKCGVCGGDNTACRLVSGLFQHSLSKVGYHKIVEIPEGATKINITEMVKSQNYLALRSRSGRSIINGNWAIDRPGKYEGGGTMFTYRRPNEISSTAGESFLAEGPTNEILDVYMIYQQPNPRVHYEYVLPSENSISTTPDSEEGNTVTGEAGYDQYGKRPSQEGHIDGHRNPPHTPENQVPPRRHREHNWKLTGTTDCSVSCGRGIKHTVFGCVHRVTHERVSDSQCDSATKPSPQEEPCNVQPCPAFWDIGEWSECSKTCGLGMQHRQILCRQFYANRTLTVPAKRCEHLERPESSSTCQLKICSEWQIRSEWSTCSMPCGVGQRTREVHCVSNVGDIVEDEECNMNLRPRDIENCDTGPCAKSWFYTDWGEQCSAECGFGVRSRSVVCLSNLVSSVPLEGCGTERPPQAQPCNNGPCESRTEWFTGPWGQCSAECGTGSQQRTVVCMMKSEESYAVMPPYECSSLDKPLSQQTCSAKACGAKWYYTDWSTCSKTCEGGFRVREVRCLSDDMMPSEGCEEQVKPADKEECNPDPCVPQIDEKCKDKYFNCNVVVQARLCVYDYYKKACCASCARVAQRHSPHRGYR; this is encoded by the exons AGTCCAGGATGTGATGAGCTGTTGGGTTCAGGGAAGGTGCTGGATAAATGTGGTGTTTGCGGCGGGGACAACACGGCATGCCGGCTGGTTTCTGGCCTGTTCCAGCACAGCCTGTCCAAAGTGGGCTACCACAAGATTGTAGAGATCCCAGAGGGAGCCACCAAAATCAACATCACTGAGATGGTCAAGAGCCAAAACTACCTCG CTTTGCGGAGTCGCTCTGGACGTTCCATCATTAATGGAAACTGGGCCATCGACCGACCTGGAAAGTATGAAGGAGGAGGGACGATGTTCACTTACAGACGGCCCAATGAGATCAGCAGCACTGCTGGAGAGTCCTTTTTAGCTGAAGGACCAACCAATGAGATTCTGGATGTCTAT ATGATCTACCAGCAGCCCAATCCCAGAGTGCACTATGAGTACGTCCTTCCTTCTGAGAACTCCATCAGCACGACCCCAGATTCAGAAGAGG GTAACACAGTGACCGGTGAGGCAGGATACGATCAGTATGGTAAAAGGCCGTCTCAGGAAGGACACATAGATGGGCACAGGAACCCACCACATACGCCTGAAAATCAGGTCCCACCTCGCAGGCACAGAGAACACAACTGGAAACTCACTGGAACGACTGACTGCAGCGTCTCCTGTGGCAGAg gaatcAAACACACTGTGTTCGGCTGTGTGCACCGAGTGACTCATGAGCGTGTGTCAGACAGTCAGTGTGACAGCGCTACCAAACCCAGCCCACAGGAGGAGCCCTGCAACGTCCAGCCATGTCCTGCATt TTGGGATATCGGCGAATGGTCCGAGTGCAGCAAGACATGCGGCCTCGGCATGCAGCACCGACAGATACTGTGCCGACAGTTTTATGCCAACCGCACCCTCACCGTACCCGCCAAACGCTGCGAACATCTGGAACGGCCCGAGAGCAGCAGCACCTGTCAGCTGAAGATCTGCAGCGAGTGGCAGATTCGCTCAGAATGGAGCACT tGTTCCATGCCCTGCGGGGTCGGTCAGAGAACACGTGAGGTGCACTGCGTCAGTAACGTGGGTGATATCGTAGAGGATGAAGAGTGCAACATGAATCTTCGCCCCCGTGACATTGAGAACTGTGACACGGGGCCGTGTGCTAAGAGCTGGTTCTACACAGACTGGGGTGAGCAG TGCTCTGCAGAGTGCGGCTTTGGCGTGCGAAGCCGCAGTGTCGTGTGTCTCTCTAACCTGGTGAGCAGCGTGCCCCTGGAAGGCTGTGGTACTGAGCGCCCCCCTCAGGCTCAGCCGTGTAACAACGGGCCGTGTGAAAGCCGGACTGAGTGGTTCACCGGGCCCTGGGGTCAG TGCTCAGCGGAGTGTGGAACAGGCAGCCAGCAGAGGACAGTGGTGTGTATGATGAAGTCTGAGGAGAGCTATGCGGTGATGCCACCCTACGAATGCTCTTCTCTCGACAAACCACTCAGCCAACAGACCTGCTCTGCCAAGGCCTGTGGAGCCAAGTGGTACTACACTGACTGGAGTACA TGCTCAAAGACATGTGAGGGAGGATTCCGTGTCCGAGAAGTGCGCTGTCTCTCTGATGATATGATGCCAAGCGAGGGATGTGAAGAACAGGTGAAACCAGCAGACAAAGAGGAGTGCAACCCCGATCCATGTGTTCCACAGATTG ATGAAAAGTGTAAAGACAAATATTTCAACTGCAACGTGGTGGTCCAGGCCCGTCTGTGTGTGTACGATTACTATAAGAAGGCATGCTGTGCCTCGTGTGCACGTGTGGCGCAGAGACATTCACCACACAGAGGCTACCGATAG
- the sdr42e1 gene encoding short-chain dehydrogenase/reductase family 42E member 1: MNVEKYVITGGGGYFGFRLAHSLSKKSFRVVLFDVKPPSEALPEGVEFIQGDIREFKQVVNALRGADCIFHIASYGMSGREQLNRKLIEEVNVQGTENVIQACVDLQVPRLVYTSTFNVVFGGQVIKNGDETLPYLPLHLHPDHYSRTKSLAETRVLKVNGLPLAGGGGVLHTCALRPAGIYGPGEERHLPRIVGYIERGFFRVVYGGAESLVEFVHVDNLVSAHELAAEALTDKRQHRADGQAYFISDGRPINNFEFFRPLVEGLGYTFPKLRLPVSLVYFFAFLTEMLHSVIGRVYNFQPLLTRAEVYKTGVTHYFSMEKARAELGYNPKEYDLGEVVEWFRSRGHGKKQITSPIKQLILDVVLFLMIVALVLSFLPVVGQ; the protein is encoded by the exons ATGAATGTCGAGAAATACGTCATTACTGGAGGAGGAGGATATTTTGGCTTCCG TCTTGCTCACTCTCTCAGCAAGAAGTCTTTCAGAGTGGTCCTGTTTGATGTGAAGCCACCCAGTGAAGCATTACCTGAGGGCGTTGAGTTCATCCAGGGTGATATCCGGGAATTCAAACAGGTGGTAAACGCGTTGCGTGGCGCAGACTGCATTTTTCACATTGCGTCGTATGGGATGTCTGGGAGAGAGCAACTCAACAGGAAGCTGATTGAAGAGGTGAACGTTCAGGGGACGGAAAACGTTATCCAGGCGTGTGTGGATCTCCAGGTTCCTCGACTGGTATACACAAGCACCTTTAACGTAGTCTTCGGTGGCCAGGTCATAAAGAACGGTGACGAGACACTTCCTTATCTGCCATTACACCTTCATCCGGACCACTACTCCAGGACCAAGTCGCTGGCGGAAACACGGGTGCTAAAAGTTAACGGATTGCCTCTAGCGGGTGGAGGTGGGGTCTTGCACACTTGTGCACTTCGTCCAGCTGGGATCTACGGCCCAGGAGAGGAGAGACATCTTCCAAGGATTGTAGGATACATCGAGCGTGGCTTCTTTAGGGTTGTGTATGGAGGTGCTGAGAGTCTAGTGGAGTTTGTCCATGTCGATAACCTAGTCAGTGCACACGAACTGGCTGCAGAAGCTCTGACAGATAAACGTCAGCACCGTGCAGACGGACAGGCTTACTTCATCTCAGACGGCCGGCCCATCAACAACTTTGAATTCTTTAGGCCATTAGTTGAAGGTCTGGGTTACACTTTCCCCAAGCTTCGGCTTCCGGTTTCTCTCGTATACTTCTTTGCATTTCTCACAGAGATGCTTCACAGCGTCATCGGCCGTGTCTACAATTTCCAACCTCTCCTGACACGTGCTGAAGTTTACAAAACCGGAGTCACACATTATTTCAGCATGGAGAAAGCCAGGGCCGAACTCGGTTACAACCCCAAGGAGTACGACCTGGGAGAAGTGGTGGAGTGGTTCAGGAGCAGAGGGCATGGGAAAAAGCAAATCACTTCACCCATTAAACAGCTCATACTGGATGTGGTGTTGTTTCTTATGATTGTGGCATTGGTTCTGTCTTTCCTGCCAGTCGTGGGTCAATAA